Proteins encoded in a region of the Paucibacter sediminis genome:
- a CDS encoding DUF3297 family protein has protein sequence MTDAAQASPAMPDRLSVDPRSPFHDAAVFERDIGIRLNGKERFDVEEYCISEGWVKVPAGRTVDRKGHPLMIKLKGKVEAFYK, from the coding sequence ATGACCGACGCAGCCCAAGCCAGCCCCGCCATGCCCGACCGCCTTTCGGTGGACCCGCGCAGCCCCTTCCACGACGCCGCCGTGTTCGAGCGCGACATCGGCATCCGCCTGAACGGCAAGGAGCGCTTCGATGTCGAGGAGTACTGCATCAGCGAAGGCTGGGTCAAGGTGCCCGCTGGCCGCACCGTGGACCGCAAGGGCCATCCGCTGATGATCAAGCTCAAGGGCAAGGTGGAGGCCTTCTACAAATAA
- a CDS encoding FtsX-like permease family protein translates to MSPRWTKIWRDMQHSGGRMALIVAALAASMAGVVTMLSAYLVLAREVPLNYLGTQPAAAQLELQHEPSAALLQRLRARPGVRGAELGGTLLGRIQVGQQGWMPLMLFVVSDFEAWQINRVHADSGSWPPPPGSLLIERSAMAMSQARVGGQVQIELPAAGRIGIGVAGTVHDPGVAPAWQEQTVYAYVSQATLAQRGQPLPLDLLKLRLHDDAELPAIEAEVQRLAAWLAEQGEPVLQARIPPPRLHPHQSQMMTVVGMLLIFSLLGLLLGAVLTASTIGGLLAQQRRQIAIMKAIGARSAQIATLYLLMVGLLGLAAVAIGWPLGWAAGRGLMSLVAQLLNLRLDSLALPGWMLPASVGVGIVAPLLATLLPIWLAARRTVRAAIDDHGVSASAAADSGPGGRLMARLLARLSLGDAALTLALRNTFRRRARLFMTLLLLGGAGAMFITSLNLRAAWEARVQEAAADRHFDLELRLEQPQPLARLEPLLRGALPGLRAFESWSISATSLHQGGGLEVVHSYPDGGHGSLALRAAPPATALIAHRLGAGRWLRAGERGSVVLNSGASQASGLRGARPGDWLDLEIAGRPQRLLVVGIIKEPLTPSALYTTPESYAELTGTAGHSNALRIALRDGSDAEQSATALVAALEGAGMGVKFLLTEARFGAAQGGHVYILVYALAFIAGLMAVVGLLGLASALGSAVLERTREIGVLRTIGAGSAAVLRSVLAEGLVIALLSVLLALLLATGLSARVGAVLGAISPQQLLLQLSPLALGLWLLLLLPGALLVSAWPARRAARLTIRETLNSY, encoded by the coding sequence ATGCTGAGCGCCTACCTGGTGCTGGCGCGCGAGGTGCCGCTCAACTACCTGGGCACCCAGCCCGCCGCGGCCCAGCTGGAGCTGCAGCACGAGCCCTCGGCTGCGCTGCTGCAGCGCCTGCGCGCCCGGCCCGGCGTGCGCGGCGCCGAGCTGGGCGGCACCCTGCTGGGCCGCATCCAGGTCGGCCAGCAGGGTTGGATGCCGCTGATGCTGTTCGTGGTGTCGGACTTCGAGGCCTGGCAGATCAACCGCGTGCACGCCGACAGCGGCAGCTGGCCGCCGCCCCCCGGCAGCCTGCTGATCGAGCGCAGCGCCATGGCCATGAGCCAGGCCCGCGTGGGCGGCCAGGTGCAGATCGAGCTGCCCGCGGCCGGCCGCATCGGCATCGGCGTGGCTGGCACCGTGCACGACCCCGGCGTGGCGCCGGCCTGGCAGGAGCAGACCGTCTACGCCTATGTCAGCCAGGCCACGCTGGCGCAGCGCGGCCAGCCGCTGCCGCTGGACCTGCTCAAGCTGCGGCTGCACGACGATGCCGAGTTGCCGGCGATCGAGGCCGAGGTGCAGCGGCTCGCCGCCTGGCTGGCCGAACAGGGCGAGCCGGTGCTGCAGGCGCGCATCCCGCCGCCACGCCTGCACCCGCACCAGTCGCAGATGATGACGGTGGTGGGCATGCTGCTGATCTTCAGCCTGCTGGGCCTGCTGCTGGGCGCGGTGCTGACGGCCAGCACCATCGGCGGCCTGCTGGCCCAGCAGCGACGCCAGATCGCCATCATGAAGGCGATCGGCGCGCGCTCGGCCCAGATCGCCACGCTCTATCTGCTGATGGTGGGCCTGCTGGGCCTGGCCGCCGTGGCGATCGGCTGGCCGCTCGGCTGGGCGGCCGGGCGCGGCCTGATGAGCCTGGTGGCGCAGCTGCTCAATCTGCGCCTGGACAGCCTGGCCTTGCCTGGCTGGATGCTGCCCGCCAGCGTGGGCGTCGGCATCGTCGCGCCGCTGCTGGCCACGCTGCTGCCGATCTGGCTGGCGGCACGGCGCACCGTGCGCGCCGCCATCGACGACCATGGCGTGAGCGCCAGCGCCGCGGCCGACAGCGGGCCGGGCGGACGGCTCATGGCCCGGCTGCTGGCGCGCCTGAGCCTGGGCGATGCGGCCCTGACCCTGGCGCTGCGCAATACCTTCCGGCGCCGCGCCCGCCTGTTCATGACCCTGCTGCTGCTGGGCGGCGCGGGTGCCATGTTCATCACCAGCCTGAACCTGCGTGCGGCCTGGGAGGCGCGCGTGCAGGAGGCGGCGGCCGACCGGCATTTCGATCTCGAGCTGCGCCTGGAACAGCCGCAGCCGCTGGCGCGGCTGGAGCCGCTGTTGCGCGGCGCCCTGCCGGGCCTGCGCGCGTTCGAATCCTGGAGCATCAGCGCCACCTCCCTGCATCAGGGCGGCGGGCTGGAGGTGGTGCACAGCTATCCCGACGGCGGCCATGGCAGCCTGGCGCTGCGCGCCGCACCGCCCGCCACCGCCCTGATCGCGCACCGCCTCGGCGCCGGCCGCTGGCTGCGCGCGGGCGAGCGCGGCAGCGTGGTACTCAACAGCGGCGCCAGCCAGGCGTCAGGCCTGCGCGGCGCGCGGCCGGGCGACTGGCTGGACCTGGAGATCGCGGGCCGGCCGCAGCGCCTGCTGGTGGTGGGCATCATCAAGGAGCCGCTCACCCCCAGCGCCCTCTACACCACGCCGGAAAGCTATGCCGAGCTGACCGGCACGGCCGGCCACAGCAATGCCCTGCGCATCGCGCTGCGGGATGGCAGCGACGCCGAGCAGAGTGCCACGGCGCTGGTGGCCGCGCTGGAAGGGGCCGGCATGGGCGTGAAGTTTCTACTCACCGAAGCGCGCTTTGGCGCCGCCCAGGGTGGCCATGTCTACATCCTCGTCTACGCCCTCGCCTTCATCGCCGGCCTGATGGCCGTGGTGGGCCTGCTGGGCCTGGCCTCTGCGCTGGGCAGCGCGGTGCTGGAACGTACCCGCGAGATTGGCGTGCTGCGCACCATCGGCGCGGGCTCGGCCGCGGTGCTGCGCAGCGTGCTGGCCGAGGGCCTGGTGATCGCCCTGCTGAGCGTGCTGCTGGCCCTGCTGCTCGCCACCGGGCTCTCGGCGCGCGTGGGCGCGGTGCTGGGCGCGATCTCGCCGCAGCAGCTGCTGCTGCAGCTCTCGCCGCTGGCACTGGGCCTGTGGTTGCTGCTGCTGCTGCCCGGCGCGCTGCTGGTGAGCGCCTGGCCGGCGCGCCGCGCCGCGCGGCTGACGATACGCGAAACCCTCAACAGCTATTGA